The Prevotella melaninogenica genome window below encodes:
- a CDS encoding porin family protein, which yields MKKILVVAALMLSSVSTFAQHAVGSFNLQPKVGVSIANLTEVKGSDPRVGLVAGVEGEYQASDIFSVSAGVLYSMQGAKANFANLVDATNRLDYINVPIMANVYVVKGLAVKLGVQPGFNVSNKIKVNNLDAVENPAKAQSVDVSIPVGLSYEYNNFQLDARYNWGVSKAFKLTDAKNSVFQITLGYKFDL from the coding sequence ATGAAAAAGATTTTAGTTGTAGCAGCACTGATGCTTTCATCAGTATCTACATTCGCACAGCATGCAGTTGGTTCATTCAACCTTCAGCCAAAGGTTGGTGTTAGTATTGCTAATCTTACAGAGGTTAAGGGCTCAGACCCTCGTGTAGGTCTTGTAGCTGGTGTTGAGGGTGAGTATCAGGCAAGTGACATCTTCTCTGTAAGTGCAGGTGTACTCTACTCTATGCAGGGTGCAAAAGCTAATTTCGCTAATTTAGTTGATGCAACAAACCGCCTTGATTACATTAACGTTCCTATCATGGCAAACGTTTATGTTGTTAAAGGTCTTGCTGTTAAATTGGGTGTTCAGCCTGGATTTAATGTTAGCAACAAAATTAAGGTAAATAATCTTGATGCAGTTGAAAATCCAGCAAAGGCACAGTCTGTAGATGTTTCTATTCCAGTAGGTCTTTCTTACGAATACAACAATTTCCAGCTTGATGCTCGTTACAATTGGGGTGTTAGCAAGGCTTTCAAATTGACAGATGCTAAGAACAGCGTATTCCAGATTACTTTGGGCTACAAGTTTGACTTGTAA
- the thiC gene encoding phosphomethylpyrimidine synthase ThiC, giving the protein MKTEFKFSYPSSEKVYLSGRLYPEIKVGMRKVHLTPTVTIKKGERCEENNAPVYIYDTSGAYSDPNIDINLECGLPKLRQSWVIKRKERQTQMYFAKQGIITEEMEYVAIRENMNCEELGISTRITPAFVCKEIAEGRAVIPANKKHPESEPMIIGTNFLVKINANIGNSSTSSGIEQEIEKAVWSCKWGCDTLMDLSTGKDIHETREQILRNCPVPVGTVPMYQAFEKVNGKIDALNWEIFRDTLIEQCEQGVDYFTIHCGIRLKNIHLADNRLTGIVSRGGSIISKWCKEHQRENFLYEHFDDICDICARYDVAISLGDGLRPGCTHDANDVAQFAELDTMGELVERAWAKNVQVFIEGPGHVPMHKIKENMERQINKCHGAPFYTLGPLVTDIAPAYDHITSAIGASLIGWYGTAMLCYVTPKEHLALPEKEDVRIGVITYKIAAHAADLAKGHPSASIRDNALSKARYDFRWKDQFNLALDPERALEYYKASNSIDANYCTMCGPHFCAARISHSLKNCEE; this is encoded by the coding sequence ATGAAAACAGAATTCAAGTTTAGTTATCCTTCCTCTGAGAAGGTTTACCTAAGTGGAAGACTCTATCCTGAGATCAAAGTGGGTATGCGTAAAGTACATCTTACTCCTACTGTTACTATCAAGAAAGGAGAAAGATGTGAGGAAAACAATGCTCCTGTGTATATATATGATACCAGTGGAGCTTACAGTGATCCTAATATTGATATCAACTTAGAGTGCGGACTGCCTAAACTACGACAGTCTTGGGTCATAAAACGTAAGGAAAGACAGACCCAAATGTATTTCGCCAAACAGGGTATTATAACTGAGGAGATGGAATATGTTGCCATCAGAGAGAATATGAATTGTGAGGAGTTGGGTATCAGTACGCGTATCACTCCAGCGTTTGTATGCAAGGAAATTGCCGAAGGGAGGGCTGTAATACCTGCTAACAAAAAGCATCCAGAATCTGAACCGATGATTATTGGGACGAACTTTCTTGTGAAGATAAACGCCAATATCGGCAATTCCTCCACATCTTCTGGTATCGAACAAGAGATTGAAAAGGCGGTTTGGAGTTGTAAATGGGGTTGCGATACATTAATGGATTTATCTACAGGTAAGGATATTCATGAAACACGAGAACAAATTCTTCGCAACTGTCCTGTACCAGTTGGGACAGTACCTATGTATCAAGCTTTTGAGAAAGTTAATGGAAAGATTGATGCTCTTAACTGGGAAATCTTCCGTGATACCTTGATTGAACAGTGCGAACAAGGAGTGGATTACTTTACAATTCATTGTGGCATACGATTAAAGAATATACATCTTGCTGACAATCGATTGACAGGTATCGTAAGTCGTGGTGGTAGTATTATCTCTAAATGGTGCAAGGAACATCAAAGAGAGAATTTTCTCTATGAGCATTTTGATGATATATGTGATATCTGTGCAAGGTATGATGTTGCTATATCGTTGGGAGATGGACTTCGTCCTGGTTGTACACACGATGCGAATGATGTGGCTCAATTTGCCGAACTTGACACGATGGGTGAACTGGTTGAGCGTGCATGGGCAAAGAATGTGCAGGTCTTTATTGAAGGACCTGGTCATGTTCCAATGCATAAAATCAAGGAGAATATGGAACGACAGATTAATAAGTGCCATGGCGCGCCATTCTATACATTAGGTCCACTCGTCACAGATATTGCACCAGCTTACGATCATATCACGTCTGCTATTGGTGCATCTCTCATAGGATGGTATGGTACTGCCATGCTATGTTATGTAACACCAAAGGAACATCTTGCCCTACCTGAGAAAGAAGATGTACGTATTGGTGTCATCACTTATAAGATAGCTGCCCACGCAGCAGACCTTGCAAAGGGACATCCGAGTGCTTCTATCCGTGATAATGCATTGAGTAAAGCACGTTACGACTTCCGTTGGAAAGACCAGTTTAACTTAGCACTCGACCCAGAACGTGCGCTTGAATATTACAAAGCAAGCAACTCTATTGATGCGAACTATTGTACAATGTGCGGCCCACATTTCTGTGCTGCACGTATTAGTCATTCTCTCAAGAACTGTGAGGAATAA
- a CDS encoding DMT family transporter — protein sequence MNNSSTIKGYGYASLSAITFGTIPFFSIPVMESGMLLPSVLIYRFAFGCLFMMAILLWRKQNLHIRWGDGLRITFLSILYAVSAVCLFSSYEYMPGGIATTLLFSYPVWTEILLILFFNEKLTIRISLAILLAIAGVAFLGGIGHTDGIKSMWGVTLAMSSGLLYAIYMVLFPNMRIRKLPALKVNFYIFFMAMLLLILYATFTTGGVQRISNADSFLSLILLGLIPTTISNVTLVRSLTLIDSASVAILGAFEPLTAMTIGITLMGEPLTTSIIIGCVLIITSVIILITKGKTLPNPLRKYAKHQE from the coding sequence GTGAATAATTCTTCCACTATAAAGGGTTATGGCTATGCCAGCCTTTCTGCAATTACGTTTGGTACTATCCCGTTTTTCTCCATTCCTGTAATGGAATCGGGAATGTTATTGCCGTCAGTGTTAATCTATCGTTTTGCCTTCGGTTGCCTTTTTATGATGGCGATCCTCTTATGGCGTAAGCAAAATCTGCATATACGATGGGGAGATGGACTCCGTATCACATTCCTTTCGATTCTGTATGCTGTGTCGGCTGTATGTCTTTTCAGTAGTTACGAATATATGCCTGGTGGTATAGCTACCACCCTGCTATTCTCTTATCCGGTATGGACGGAGATTCTTCTCATTCTTTTCTTTAACGAAAAACTTACAATTCGCATATCCTTAGCTATTTTACTTGCTATTGCCGGTGTGGCTTTTCTTGGTGGAATAGGGCATACAGACGGTATTAAGTCGATGTGGGGTGTTACACTTGCAATGTCTTCAGGACTGCTGTATGCTATCTATATGGTACTTTTCCCTAACATGCGTATTCGTAAGTTGCCGGCGTTGAAGGTTAATTTCTACATCTTTTTTATGGCAATGTTGCTACTCATTCTTTATGCAACATTTACAACAGGAGGCGTACAGCGAATCTCTAACGCAGACTCTTTCCTTTCATTGATACTATTAGGTTTGATTCCAACCACTATCAGTAATGTAACGTTGGTACGTTCACTCACCTTGATTGATTCTGCCAGTGTTGCTATCTTAGGAGCCTTTGAGCCTCTCACTGCAATGACGATTGGTATCACACTCATGGGCGAACCACTCACAACATCTATTATTATTGGTTGTGTACTTATCATTACTTCCGTAATAATTCTTATCACAAAGGGCAAAACTTTACCTAATCCTCTAAGGAAATATGCCAAACATCAAGAATAA
- a CDS encoding thiamine phosphate synthase, translating to MIQFITHANDRYDYLDGVRMALEGGCRWIQLRMKDASEEEVLKTAESTRKLCRQYDAVFLLDDYVELVERSGADGVHLGKDDMPIDEARRLLGKDKIIGGTANTFEDVKRIFFAGADYIGCGPFRFTTTKKKLSPILGLDGYRRIIEQMTAYGINIPVIAIGGILLQDVSDIMQTGVSGVAISGAILNANNDDNPVTTMKRFINKLKSSNK from the coding sequence ATGATACAATTTATTACGCATGCCAATGATCGCTATGATTACTTAGATGGCGTTCGAATGGCACTTGAAGGAGGATGCCGATGGATTCAACTTCGAATGAAGGATGCTTCAGAAGAGGAGGTTCTAAAGACTGCAGAAAGTACGAGAAAACTATGCAGACAATATGATGCAGTCTTCCTTCTTGATGATTATGTAGAGCTGGTAGAAAGGTCGGGAGCTGATGGTGTGCATCTTGGTAAGGACGATATGCCTATCGATGAAGCACGTCGTCTTCTGGGAAAGGATAAAATCATTGGTGGTACAGCAAATACTTTTGAGGATGTCAAACGTATTTTTTTTGCTGGAGCAGACTACATTGGTTGCGGCCCTTTCCGTTTTACTACTACCAAGAAAAAGCTATCTCCTATCTTAGGGTTAGATGGCTATAGACGTATCATTGAGCAAATGACCGCTTACGGGATTAATATCCCTGTCATTGCTATTGGTGGTATACTTCTACAAGATGTATCGGATATAATGCAGACAGGGGTAAGTGGCGTAGCTATTAGTGGTGCTATCCTTAATGCTAACAATGATGACAACCCAGTTACCACAATGAAAAGATTTATCAATAAACTTAAATCAAGCAATAAATGA
- a CDS encoding ABC transporter permease has product MSETKNTTKPTNKKKTSSGLLSFLSSLCYIWWLETKSTIKDEGVLIFFLLVPLAYPLLYSWIYNNEVVREVPVAIVDLSHSSTSREFIQDFDASPDVRAAYYCNNLQEAEALVGKQAVHGVLYFPSDFERTLHRGEKAHVGVYCDMSLMLTYKAIYQTALAVSMEMGTDIKKEHSLSFTERDEEVSTEPMIVDAEPIFNTTGGYGNAILPGVLILILQQTLLLGIGLSAGTARENNRFQDLVPIGKHYNGIMKIVLGKSSCYFMIYCVMAAYVTMVVPHLFNFTMLARPADLFWLLLPYLLAVIFFGMTISCLVRYRENVMLLVVFTSIPFLFLTGASWPQTSIPGGWQGVSWLIPSTFGVRGYLRIASMGATIDDVLPEVRALWIQAAVYFVTTCFVYRFQIINARKHAISHYQMIQDRIKTAREKKSKDK; this is encoded by the coding sequence ATGTCAGAAACAAAGAATACAACGAAGCCTACTAACAAAAAGAAAACAAGCTCAGGACTGCTGAGTTTTCTATCTTCTCTTTGTTATATATGGTGGTTGGAAACGAAGAGTACGATTAAAGACGAAGGAGTATTAATATTCTTTCTCCTTGTACCTTTGGCTTACCCACTGCTTTACTCATGGATATATAATAATGAGGTGGTGCGTGAAGTTCCTGTCGCTATTGTCGATTTATCTCACTCTTCAACTTCACGTGAGTTTATTCAAGACTTTGATGCATCACCTGATGTACGTGCTGCCTACTATTGTAATAACCTGCAGGAGGCTGAAGCATTAGTAGGGAAACAGGCTGTACATGGTGTACTCTACTTTCCAAGTGACTTTGAACGCACTTTGCACCGTGGTGAAAAGGCTCATGTGGGTGTGTATTGTGACATGAGTCTGATGCTTACCTATAAGGCTATCTATCAGACTGCATTGGCAGTATCAATGGAAATGGGTACTGACATAAAGAAAGAACATTCTCTATCGTTTACAGAAAGAGACGAAGAGGTTAGCACCGAACCAATGATAGTAGATGCAGAGCCTATCTTTAACACAACGGGAGGTTATGGTAATGCTATTCTTCCTGGTGTATTGATTCTTATTCTACAGCAAACATTACTTCTCGGAATTGGCTTATCAGCAGGTACAGCACGTGAAAACAACCGTTTCCAAGACCTTGTCCCTATCGGTAAGCACTACAATGGAATTATGAAGATAGTACTTGGCAAGTCCTCTTGCTATTTCATGATTTATTGTGTTATGGCAGCATACGTAACAATGGTTGTACCCCATTTGTTTAACTTCACTATGCTTGCCCGTCCTGCTGACCTCTTTTGGCTTCTTTTGCCATATCTGTTAGCGGTTATCTTCTTCGGTATGACCATCTCATGTCTTGTGCGTTATCGTGAGAATGTGATGCTTTTAGTGGTTTTCACGTCTATTCCATTCCTCTTCCTTACGGGTGCATCATGGCCACAGACCAGTATTCCTGGTGGCTGGCAGGGTGTTAGTTGGCTTATTCCTTCTACATTTGGTGTTCGTGGATACCTACGAATAGCCTCTATGGGTGCGACCATTGATGATGTATTGCCAGAAGTTCGTGCCTTATGGATACAAGCAGCTGTATATTTTGTTACAACCTGCTTTGTCTATAGGTTCCAGATTATCAATGCTCGTAAACATGCTATCTCACACTATCAGATGATTCAAGATAGAATTAAGACTGCTCGTGAGAAGAAGTCTAAGGATAAATAA
- a CDS encoding DMT family transporter, whose translation MPNIKNKNILWHLLAIAIVAVWGTTFVNTKVLYNSGLTPLEIFFLRFVIAYICIWFISPRQLFSRTWRDELIMVLLGITGGSVFFLAENYAVGLTYVNNVSFIVCTAPLLTVLIGITFVKSIKASWSLILGSLIALMGVAIVIFNGSFVLHLNPWGDLLTLLASLCWAVYSLLMKKISNSYSAVFITRKIFFYGLVTVLPAFLFDPWTATTSMLLTPKVILNLLFLGLVASFLCFVLWTLVIAKIGAMTSSNYLYLNPITTVATSAIFLNEPMTAIAYVGSALILIGVAVSNK comes from the coding sequence ATGCCAAACATCAAGAATAAAAACATACTATGGCATCTTCTTGCCATTGCTATTGTTGCCGTATGGGGCACTACTTTTGTAAACACAAAAGTGCTTTATAACAGTGGACTAACACCGTTAGAAATATTCTTTCTGCGGTTTGTTATTGCCTATATTTGTATATGGTTTATCTCGCCACGTCAGCTCTTTTCTCGTACATGGCGTGATGAATTAATTATGGTTTTATTAGGTATAACGGGAGGTTCGGTGTTCTTCCTTGCAGAAAACTATGCCGTGGGACTTACTTATGTCAATAATGTTAGTTTCATTGTTTGTACTGCACCACTGCTTACTGTGCTAATTGGTATTACCTTTGTGAAGAGTATTAAAGCAAGTTGGTCATTGATTCTCGGTTCATTAATAGCCTTAATGGGTGTTGCCATTGTCATTTTTAATGGTAGTTTTGTCTTACATCTGAATCCTTGGGGCGACCTTCTCACCTTGTTGGCATCACTATGTTGGGCTGTTTATTCCTTACTAATGAAGAAGATATCAAACAGTTATTCAGCTGTTTTTATAACACGTAAGATTTTCTTCTACGGACTTGTAACAGTATTGCCAGCCTTTCTTTTTGACCCATGGACGGCAACCACTTCCATGCTTCTCACACCAAAAGTAATCTTAAACCTATTGTTCCTTGGACTTGTAGCATCTTTCCTTTGCTTTGTTCTGTGGACATTAGTCATTGCGAAGATTGGTGCCATGACATCATCTAACTATCTATACCTTAACCCTATCACTACAGTAGCAACCAGTGCTATCTTCCTCAACGAGCCGATGACAGCCATAGCGTATGTCGGGAGTGCGTTGATATTAATAGGTGTGGCGGTGTCGAATAAATAA
- a CDS encoding thiamine phosphate synthase, whose amino-acid sequence MKWITITSPEFLSGEATFISKLFSQGLDLLHLRKPEASLEAYKQLLLQIPEQWHSRIVLHEHFELAEEYKLHGIHLNRRYSVAPNAYHGSISCSCHTIEEVITQKDSKDYVFLSPIFDSISKVGYHAAFSPTLLKQAAIENVIDEKVIALGGITANNIPLVKEWHFGGVALLGDIWKRMSDPQVDEYLMHIRTLL is encoded by the coding sequence ATGAAATGGATAACCATTACCTCTCCCGAATTCTTATCGGGAGAGGCTACTTTCATAAGTAAACTCTTTTCACAAGGGCTTGACTTATTGCATCTGCGTAAGCCAGAAGCATCATTAGAAGCCTACAAGCAGCTTCTTCTTCAAATACCCGAACAGTGGCACAGTAGAATCGTTCTGCACGAACATTTCGAATTGGCAGAAGAATATAAGCTTCATGGTATTCATTTGAATCGGCGCTATTCTGTGGCCCCCAATGCTTATCATGGAAGCATCTCTTGCTCTTGTCATACAATAGAGGAAGTTATAACACAAAAAGACTCAAAAGACTATGTATTCTTGAGTCCTATCTTCGATAGTATTTCTAAGGTTGGATATCATGCAGCCTTCTCCCCTACCTTACTTAAGCAGGCAGCTATCGAGAATGTAATTGACGAGAAAGTAATTGCCTTGGGAGGTATAACTGCTAATAACATTCCACTTGTCAAAGAATGGCACTTTGGTGGCGTTGCGTTATTAGGAGATATATGGAAGCGTATGTCAGACCCACAAGTAGATGAATATCTGATGCATATTCGAACACTTCTTTAA
- a CDS encoding SDR family oxidoreductase: MKKIALITGATSGIGEACARKFAQGGYDVIITGRRAQLLANLKKELEAEGVRVLALAFDVRNRNAATAAINSLPLEWQQIDVLINNAGLALGLEPEYEGSFEDWETMIDTNIKGLLTMTRLVVPRMVKRDSGHVINIGSVAGDAAYAGGNVYCGTKAAVKTITDGLRIDLAHTSVRVTNVKPGLVETHFSNVRFHGDDARAEKVYEGVKPLTGADIAEVVFYAASAPAHVQIAEVLVLATHQANGSVLHRDTSK, encoded by the coding sequence ATGAAAAAAATAGCATTAATTACTGGTGCTACCAGTGGAATTGGCGAAGCCTGCGCACGTAAGTTTGCGCAAGGAGGATATGATGTTATCATTACTGGGCGTAGAGCACAACTTCTTGCTAACCTAAAGAAAGAACTCGAAGCAGAAGGAGTAAGAGTGTTAGCACTTGCTTTTGACGTACGCAATCGTAATGCAGCAACCGCAGCTATCAATAGCCTACCACTTGAATGGCAGCAGATAGATGTCTTAATAAACAATGCTGGTTTGGCTCTTGGATTAGAACCAGAATATGAGGGCAGCTTTGAGGATTGGGAAACGATGATTGATACCAATATCAAAGGACTCTTAACCATGACACGCCTTGTTGTTCCAAGAATGGTAAAACGTGATAGCGGACATGTTATTAACATCGGTTCTGTAGCTGGTGACGCAGCTTATGCAGGCGGTAATGTCTATTGTGGTACAAAGGCAGCTGTTAAGACGATTACCGACGGACTTCGTATTGACCTTGCACATACCTCTGTACGTGTGACGAATGTAAAACCAGGATTGGTAGAGACCCACTTCTCTAACGTACGTTTCCATGGCGATGATGCTCGTGCTGAAAAGGTATATGAGGGTGTTAAGCCACTCACTGGCGCCGATATAGCTGAGGTTGTGTTCTATGCTGCTTCTGCACCAGCCCATGTCCAGATTGCCGAAGTGCTCGTTCTTGCTACGCATCAGGCAAATGGAAGTGTGCTACATAGAGACACATCAAAGTAA
- a CDS encoding 2-hydroxyacid dehydrogenase: MRIAFFDAKSYDIESFNEVNKDYNFDIRYYQERLSISTVPLAKGADVVCIFVNAECDARVIDELVNNGVKLVALRCAGFNNVDLKAAEGRIKVTHVPAYSPHAVAEYAVALMLSLNRKIYRAVNRTRDGDFTLHGLLGFDMHGKTAGVVGMGRIAKELIKILHGFGMNIMAYDLYPDQEFAKQYNVKVVQLDELYANSDIISLHCPLTPDTKFLINKESIAKMKKGVMIINTGRGQLIHTEDLIEGLRTKQVGSAGLDVYEEEKEYFYEDKSDKMIDDDVLARLLMVPNVVLTSHQAFFTKEALYNIAVSTLSSVKELSEGKELSCQVK; encoded by the coding sequence ATGAGGATAGCATTTTTCGACGCAAAGTCGTATGACATCGAGTCTTTCAACGAAGTAAACAAGGATTATAATTTCGATATTCGCTATTATCAAGAGCGTCTCAGTATTAGTACTGTGCCTTTGGCAAAGGGTGCAGACGTGGTTTGTATTTTCGTAAATGCAGAGTGCGATGCAAGAGTTATTGATGAATTAGTGAACAATGGTGTAAAACTTGTAGCTCTTCGATGTGCTGGTTTCAATAATGTTGACCTTAAGGCTGCTGAAGGTCGTATTAAGGTGACACACGTACCTGCTTACTCTCCACATGCTGTTGCTGAGTATGCTGTAGCACTGATGCTAAGTCTTAACCGTAAGATTTATCGTGCTGTGAACCGTACACGTGATGGAGACTTCACATTACATGGTTTGTTAGGCTTCGACATGCATGGTAAGACAGCAGGTGTTGTTGGTATGGGTCGTATTGCCAAAGAGCTTATAAAGATTCTTCACGGCTTTGGTATGAATATTATGGCATACGATCTCTATCCAGATCAAGAGTTTGCAAAGCAGTATAATGTGAAGGTTGTTCAGCTTGACGAACTTTATGCGAATAGTGATATCATCTCCCTCCACTGCCCATTGACACCAGACACAAAGTTCCTTATCAATAAGGAAAGTATTGCGAAAATGAAGAAGGGTGTGATGATTATCAATACTGGTCGTGGTCAGCTTATCCACACAGAAGACCTTATCGAAGGCTTGCGTACAAAGCAGGTGGGTTCAGCTGGTCTTGACGTTTATGAAGAGGAGAAGGAGTACTTCTATGAGGATAAGAGCGACAAGATGATTGACGATGACGTATTGGCTCGCTTACTGATGGTTCCAAACGTTGTATTGACCTCTCATCAAGCATTCTTTACAAAGGAAGCGCTCTACAATATCGCTGTTTCAACCCTTAGCAGTGTAAAAGAACTATCAGAGGGTAAGGAACTTAGTTGCCAGGTGAAGTAA
- a CDS encoding sulfide-dependent adenosine diphosphate thiazole synthase produces MIETQVSKGIISTYFDKLQRNLDLDVAIVGGGPSGIVAAYYLAKAGLRTALFDRKLSPGGGMWGGAMMFNQIVIQEEALHIVKDFNISYQPYENELYTIDSVESTSSLLYHAAHVGATIFNCYSVEDVVFKNDVVSGVVVNWTPVLREGLHVDPLNIMSKCVIDGTGHDSEICKVVARKNGIQLDTATGGVVGEKSLDVAEGERMVVEGTREIYPGLYVCGMASSAVAGTPRMGPIFGGMLLSGKKVADLIIEKLKK; encoded by the coding sequence ATGATTGAAACACAAGTATCAAAAGGTATTATTAGTACCTATTTCGACAAACTTCAGCGTAATTTAGATCTCGATGTTGCCATCGTTGGTGGTGGCCCTTCTGGTATTGTAGCAGCGTATTATCTGGCGAAAGCAGGGCTTAGAACTGCTCTGTTCGATCGTAAGCTGTCGCCAGGCGGAGGTATGTGGGGTGGCGCAATGATGTTCAACCAAATTGTTATACAGGAAGAAGCATTGCACATTGTTAAGGACTTCAATATCAGCTATCAGCCTTATGAAAACGAACTTTATACCATTGACTCCGTTGAAAGTACCTCCTCTTTGCTTTATCATGCAGCACATGTTGGAGCAACAATCTTCAACTGCTATTCTGTTGAAGATGTTGTCTTCAAGAATGATGTTGTAAGTGGTGTTGTTGTCAATTGGACTCCAGTCCTTCGAGAAGGACTACATGTCGACCCATTAAACATCATGTCTAAATGTGTGATTGATGGTACCGGTCACGACAGCGAGATATGTAAAGTTGTGGCACGTAAGAATGGTATCCAACTTGACACTGCTACAGGCGGAGTTGTGGGTGAAAAGTCCTTAGATGTGGCTGAAGGTGAACGCATGGTCGTTGAAGGAACACGTGAAATTTACCCTGGACTCTATGTATGTGGCATGGCTTCTTCAGCCGTAGCAGGAACTCCAAGAATGGGTCCAATATTTGGTGGTATGTTACTATCAGGCAAGAAGGTAGCCGATTTGATTATAGAGAAACTAAAGAAATAA
- the thiD gene encoding bifunctional hydroxymethylpyrimidine kinase/phosphomethylpyrimidine kinase: MRYICVLTIAGSDCSGGAGIQADIKTMSALGVYAATAITSITVQNTKGVQAVHGVNPLIVADQIKAVMDDLKPDAVKIGMVNDCATIHAIADTLKHYPKCPIVIDPIMVSTSGFNLMKPDALELFCHSLLPMSTLLTPNLPETEILSNMKIKTIDDMDIAAQKIMSLGCNAVLMKGGHIDGGEKVDRLYMANGGVQTFTHKTIATRNTHGTGCTLSSAITSYIARGLDLVDAIAAAKKYLSQALAAGKDIHIGEGHGPVNHLFNPEKLITL, encoded by the coding sequence ATGAGGTATATTTGTGTATTGACAATTGCAGGCTCTGACTGTAGCGGTGGAGCTGGAATACAAGCAGACATAAAGACTATGTCAGCCTTGGGCGTCTATGCAGCAACTGCTATTACATCTATTACTGTGCAAAATACGAAGGGTGTACAGGCTGTTCATGGAGTGAATCCTCTTATCGTTGCAGATCAGATTAAGGCGGTTATGGACGATCTAAAACCTGATGCTGTAAAGATTGGGATGGTAAATGATTGTGCTACTATACACGCCATAGCTGATACTTTAAAGCATTATCCGAAGTGTCCGATAGTGATTGATCCTATAATGGTGTCAACAAGCGGCTTTAATCTTATGAAACCAGATGCTTTGGAACTATTTTGTCATTCTTTGCTTCCAATGTCTACTCTGCTGACTCCTAATCTTCCTGAGACAGAAATATTGTCTAACATGAAAATAAAAACCATCGATGATATGGATATAGCAGCACAAAAGATAATGAGTTTAGGCTGTAATGCGGTTCTGATGAAAGGAGGACACATAGATGGAGGTGAAAAGGTTGACAGACTTTATATGGCTAATGGAGGCGTACAAACTTTCACTCATAAGACAATAGCCACCCGAAATACACATGGAACAGGTTGCACTCTATCCTCTGCTATCACTTCTTATATAGCACGTGGACTGGATTTAGTTGATGCTATAGCGGCTGCAAAGAAGTATCTTTCTCAAGCATTGGCGGCAGGTAAGGATATTCATATAGGCGAAGGACACGGACCTGTTAACCATTTGTTTAATCCTGAGAAACTAATAACTTTATGA